From the Candidatus Nomurabacteria bacterium genome, one window contains:
- a CDS encoding sigma-70 family RNA polymerase sigma factor, protein MNEKNPENYQKTFMECYENHSDSLFRYCLYKTSDREKALDLTQDAFMKTWEYIEEGNQVKNLKSLLFTIANNLIIDFYRKKKTLSLDKIIEGDVDFKDESYKDKVDEYDTNLVKSLLQDLDESYKDVIIMRYIEDMTVKEIAKILGETENNISVKIHRGIAKVKEKFNKINL, encoded by the coding sequence ATGAACGAAAAGAACCCTGAAAATTACCAAAAAACCTTCATGGAATGCTATGAAAACCATAGCGATAGTCTTTTCCGTTACTGTCTATATAAGACTAGTGATAGAGAAAAAGCCCTGGATTTAACCCAAGACGCTTTTATGAAGACATGGGAGTATATAGAAGAAGGCAATCAAGTAAAAAACCTAAAATCTTTACTTTTCACAATAGCCAACAACCTGATAATAGATTTCTATAGGAAGAAGAAGACCTTATCCCTCGATAAGATAATTGAAGGGGATGTAGATTTTAAAGACGAAAGCTATAAGGACAAGGTTGATGAATACGATACAAATCTCGTAAAATCACTACTTCAAGATCTAGATGAAAGTTACAAAGACGTGATTATTATGAGATATATAGAAGACATGACGGTAAAAGAAATAGCCAAAATACTTGGCGAAACAGAAAATAATATTTCAGTAAAAATTCACAGAGGAATAGCAAAGGTAAAAGAGAAATTCAATAAAATTAATTTATGA
- a CDS encoding uracil-DNA glycosylase, which translates to MSRAEELNQIHKKWSAKCKCGLKKTAKQAVFGDGNSSAKIVFIGEAPGKKEDGTGVPFVGSAGKFLSEMLESIKMKRDDVYITNIVKYRPPENRDPTSKEKEDCREWLYEELKFIKPELIVFLGRHSMNDFFPDLKISDAHGKLIHKKFADFPTENFLPLYHPAAALYNGSMRETLIKDFRKIPKILDKIKTR; encoded by the coding sequence ATGTCACGAGCAGAAGAATTAAATCAAATTCATAAAAAATGGTCTGCGAAATGTAAATGTGGTCTTAAAAAAACTGCAAAACAAGCAGTATTTGGTGATGGAAATAGTAGTGCAAAAATAGTTTTCATAGGCGAAGCTCCTGGCAAGAAAGAAGATGGAACTGGAGTCCCTTTTGTTGGGTCTGCAGGAAAATTTTTGAGTGAGATGCTTGAGTCTATAAAAATGAAACGTGATGATGTATATATTACAAACATCGTAAAATATCGCCCACCAGAAAATCGCGATCCGACCTCAAAAGAAAAAGAAGATTGTCGTGAGTGGTTATACGAGGAACTAAAATTTATAAAACCAGAACTAATAGTCTTCTTGGGTCGCCACTCAATGAACGACTTTTTCCCAGACTTAAAAATATCTGACGCTCACGGAAAACTAATTCATAAAAAATTCGCCGACTTCCCTACTGAAAATTTCCTACCTCTCTATCACCCAGCTGCTGCGCTCTACAACGGAAGTATGAGAGAAACCTTGATAAAAGACTTTCGCAAAATCCCAAAAATTTTAGACAAAATTAAAACCCGCTAA
- a CDS encoding FAD-dependent oxidoreductase: MKINDSTVSQKRVVIVGGGFGGIRTAMDLRRQNSRERLHITLVNNKPYFEYYPALYRLVTGASPIEALVPLSDIFNDKSVDVVVDKIIEVNLDSKTVVGESGSIYSADYIVLAVGSETSYFDVPGLPELSFGFKSVSEALRLKKHLHDLFSPHEHPTPTECVSHFHVVIVGAGPSGVEIAGDLSAFMKKLTKNHSVDPSLVTIDIIQSGSRVLPTLPENVSRRVEARLRKLGMNLFLNRTLVKEEVEQVYLKDMSMQAKTVIWTAGTKVNPLVKNISGLELNPRGRVVVDEYLQAKGQSEIFVIGDIADTKLSGLAQTALSDGSYVAKAISRLIRGKSLQRYNQKKVSYSIPVGDNWGALVLGRFAFYGKIPYFIRHFIDFLFFAEIVSVPKLFGMFIDGYKYRSIDSNCRECN; encoded by the coding sequence ATGAAAATAAATGATTCCACTGTTTCTCAAAAGAGGGTTGTAATTGTAGGGGGTGGTTTTGGTGGCATAAGAACCGCCATGGATTTGCGAAGGCAGAATTCTAGAGAAAGGCTCCATATAACCCTAGTAAATAACAAACCATATTTTGAGTATTATCCTGCATTGTACCGTCTGGTCACAGGAGCTTCTCCGATTGAAGCACTGGTTCCATTGTCTGATATTTTTAATGATAAATCTGTAGATGTTGTCGTTGATAAAATAATAGAAGTTAATTTAGACTCTAAAACAGTTGTTGGTGAGAGTGGTTCTATATATAGTGCAGACTATATAGTTTTAGCGGTGGGTAGCGAAACATCTTATTTTGATGTGCCAGGTTTACCTGAGCTATCTTTCGGCTTTAAGTCAGTAAGCGAGGCATTAAGACTTAAAAAACATCTTCATGATCTTTTTTCTCCACATGAACATCCAACTCCGACAGAGTGCGTGTCGCATTTTCATGTAGTTATTGTTGGTGCGGGCCCATCGGGTGTTGAAATTGCAGGAGACCTTTCTGCATTCATGAAAAAGCTAACAAAGAATCATTCTGTAGATCCATCTCTTGTTACTATAGACATAATACAGTCAGGGTCGCGCGTTCTACCTACTTTACCTGAGAATGTATCAAGACGTGTTGAGGCTAGACTTCGAAAATTAGGTATGAACTTATTTTTGAATAGAACCTTGGTAAAGGAGGAAGTTGAGCAGGTTTATTTGAAAGATATGTCTATGCAGGCAAAGACGGTCATATGGACAGCGGGCACAAAAGTAAATCCTTTGGTTAAAAATATATCAGGACTAGAACTTAATCCAAGAGGCAGGGTTGTTGTAGATGAGTACCTACAGGCAAAAGGTCAGAGTGAAATATTTGTAATAGGTGATATTGCTGACACAAAACTTTCTGGACTAGCACAAACTGCTTTGTCCGACGGGTCTTATGTAGCAAAAGCGATTTCAAGATTAATTAGAGGCAAATCTCTACAGAGATACAATCAAAAGAAAGTCTCTTATTCGATTCCAGTGGGGGATAATTGGGGAGCTTTAGTTTTAGGTAGATTTGCATTTTACGGTAAAATACCTTATTTCATAAGACACTTTATAGACTTCCTATTCTTCGCTGAAATAGTCTCGGTTCCTAAGCTCTTCGGAATGTTTATAGATGGATATAAATATCGGTCCATAGATTCAAATTGCCGAGAATGTAACTAA
- a CDS encoding lamin tail domain-containing protein, which translates to MRFFRVLLYFVLFFTTHHFVLAEVSVTEIMYDHSGADTDLEWVEFYNSGSDSVNLSGWKFNDGANHTLNEPPANGGMGSLEIGPSEYIVFAANANVFLGEYPSYSGNLIDTVMSLTNTSDTVSLVDANSATIASYTYDSTTGGAGDGSSLAKINGTWTSGDPSPGESNSSFSDSDNTSSDEGGDTDEFVSYSSTEEDADILDFIPPEEDVEILSDIVIVSGLPSTFDSLLQKNNGDLSRGGYYIWNMGDGTEYTFKPAKKFEHIYYYPGEYVVTLDYYNVDSIEKDDTDRLVVKVVDSSIVLKILEDGAIEVSNTSKFEQDLNGWVIESDNISYRFSKNSILLAGKKIILSPKATHFKSNISRVLLRYPTGEVAYEYPKSQIQEEGTISRILPISTSKKCIQIMKV; encoded by the coding sequence ATGAGATTTTTTAGAGTTTTACTATATTTTGTATTATTTTTTACTACACACCATTTTGTGTTGGCTGAAGTCTCTGTAACTGAGATTATGTACGATCATTCTGGTGCGGACACTGATCTTGAATGGGTAGAATTTTATAATTCCGGTTCTGATTCCGTGAATTTGTCTGGTTGGAAATTCAACGATGGAGCAAATCATACTCTGAATGAGCCTCCTGCAAATGGAGGAATGGGTTCTTTAGAGATAGGTCCTTCTGAATACATAGTCTTTGCTGCAAATGCCAACGTATTCCTCGGGGAATATCCAAGTTATAGTGGCAATCTTATAGATACGGTCATGTCTCTTACAAATACTTCAGACACTGTTTCGCTTGTGGATGCGAATAGTGCAACTATTGCTTCTTATACTTATGATTCTACGACAGGAGGTGCGGGTGATGGATCTAGTTTGGCAAAAATAAATGGCACATGGACAAGCGGAGATCCGAGTCCTGGAGAATCTAATTCTTCATTTTCAGATAGTGATAATACATCTTCTGATGAGGGTGGTGATACAGACGAATTTGTAAGCTATAGTTCAACAGAAGAAGATGCAGATATATTAGATTTTATTCCACCAGAAGAAGACGTGGAGATATTATCAGATATTGTTATTGTTTCTGGATTACCATCAACATTTGACTCTCTATTACAGAAAAATAATGGAGATTTAAGTCGTGGTGGATATTATATATGGAATATGGGAGATGGAACTGAGTATACTTTTAAGCCGGCTAAAAAATTTGAACACATATATTATTATCCTGGTGAATATGTTGTTACACTCGATTATTACAATGTAGACAGTATCGAAAAAGATGATACAGATAGATTGGTTGTAAAAGTAGTAGATTCCTCTATCGTTTTAAAAATACTAGAAGATGGTGCAATAGAAGTATCTAATACTTCCAAATTTGAACAAGATCTAAATGGCTGGGTAATTGAAAGCGATAATATTTCGTATAGATTTTCGAAAAACTCTATTCTTTTGGCTGGGAAAAAGATAATTCTTTCTCCAAAAGCTACACATTTTAAATCAAATATTTCTAGAGTATTGCTTAGATACCCAACTGGGGAAGTTGCATATGAATATCCCAAGTCTCAGATTCAGGAAGAAGGCACCATTAGTAGAATATTGCCTATTTCTACTAGTAAAAAGTGTATTCAAATTATGAAAGTATAG
- a CDS encoding SET domain-containing protein, with protein MLLVKNKIAQSKIHGIGLFADEFIPKGTEIWRFTPGFDQKFTREQILNFPDLLQIYAYKYCWRSKKSGLYCLSSDNGKYFNHSDDPNALSEYRDNEEEVVTVAVRDIQIGEEILDNYNSFDDDKNESNVFNDIVENFD; from the coding sequence ATGTTGCTTGTTAAAAATAAGATTGCTCAAAGCAAAATTCACGGGATCGGTCTTTTTGCAGATGAGTTTATTCCAAAGGGAACTGAAATTTGGAGGTTTACTCCAGGTTTTGATCAAAAGTTTACACGAGAGCAGATTTTAAACTTTCCAGATTTGCTCCAAATTTATGCATACAAATATTGCTGGAGAAGTAAGAAGAGTGGCTTATATTGCTTGTCTTCCGATAATGGTAAATATTTCAATCACTCAGACGATCCGAATGCTTTATCGGAATATAGAGACAATGAAGAAGAGGTGGTTACAGTTGCGGTAAGAGATATTCAAATTGGAGAAGAAATCTTAGATAATTATAATTCTTTTGACGATGATAAAAATGAGAGTAATGTTTTTAATGATATTGTAGAAAATTTCGATTAG
- a CDS encoding ParB N-terminal domain-containing protein, which yields MIATTVKTSPKEIKIEDIITTRNFRKKLDQAWVEQLAALYANNVDVDPITVTPFGEEKPGKYKLVKGRHRIQGRLLADFQTIKCHIKTYDNEADMIIDAISEDVKSSKPMTHEDFLYTAKQLYEVTGYKKREVVARLSEVMPPKMAKNYADMVVQKHKERQIVKALDAMGTQKINVSEAATQFGVDENQLALMLKDRKGVKRKKHYSIRNFKGNIKQRFNAYNKAMIKSIEDAFAGYENNEFSEVEVQTVLDFIEATGQEFLKTVVEKKKRFKTLSGQ from the coding sequence ATTATAGCTACTACCGTAAAAACCTCCCCCAAGGAAATCAAAATTGAAGACATTATTACGACAAGAAATTTTCGTAAAAAGCTTGATCAGGCATGGGTTGAGCAATTAGCTGCTCTGTATGCCAATAATGTTGATGTTGATCCTATTACTGTAACACCATTTGGTGAAGAAAAGCCTGGTAAATACAAATTGGTAAAGGGTCGTCACCGTATTCAGGGACGATTACTAGCTGATTTTCAGACCATCAAGTGTCATATCAAGACATACGACAATGAGGCGGACATGATTATCGACGCTATCTCTGAAGATGTTAAATCTTCAAAGCCGATGACCCACGAAGATTTTCTGTATACAGCTAAACAGCTTTATGAAGTTACTGGATATAAAAAACGTGAAGTTGTAGCAAGGTTGAGTGAAGTCATGCCTCCTAAAATGGCAAAAAATTATGCCGATATGGTTGTTCAAAAACATAAAGAGCGACAGATAGTAAAAGCTCTGGATGCAATGGGTACTCAAAAAATCAATGTATCAGAAGCTGCTACCCAGTTTGGTGTGGATGAAAACCAGCTCGCCTTGATGTTGAAAGACAGAAAAGGAGTAAAGAGGAAGAAGCATTACTCAATTAGAAATTTCAAGGGTAATATCAAGCAAAGGTTCAACGCCTACAATAAGGCGATGATAAAAAGCATTGAAGATGCTTTTGCTGGATACGAGAACAATGAATTTAGTGAGGTTGAAGTTCAGACCGTACTTGATTTCATTGAAGCGACTGGTCAGGAATTTTTAAAGACCGTTGTGGAAAAGAAGAAAAGATTCAAAACTCTCTCTGGTCAATAA
- a CDS encoding DUF1003 domain-containing protein produces the protein MSNRERLQKKGSDLIEGASVKATKWIGSVASLVVHTILFIGAFLLILVGFERDTILLVVTTIVSLEAIYLSIFIQMTVNRHTEELHDVSEDVEEIQKDVDEIQEDVEEIQKDVDEIQEDVEDLGEDVDEISGDSNLTLDQKTERIAKDIEILKNIEERLRELSVHLADIKKKKE, from the coding sequence ATGTCTAACCGAGAAAGACTACAAAAAAAGGGTTCAGACTTGATAGAAGGTGCTTCTGTCAAAGCTACAAAATGGATTGGCTCCGTTGCTTCACTTGTAGTACACACTATACTTTTTATTGGTGCTTTTTTGCTTATTCTAGTTGGTTTCGAACGTGACACCATACTTCTAGTTGTTACTACCATCGTCTCACTTGAAGCAATATACCTGTCTATATTCATCCAGATGACAGTGAACCGCCATACAGAAGAGCTTCATGATGTGTCAGAGGATGTGGAAGAGATTCAAAAAGATGTCGATGAAATCCAAGAGGATGTGGAAGAGATTCAAAAAGATGTCGATGAAATCCAAGAGGATGTGGAAGACTTGGGAGAAGATGTGGATGAGATAAGCGGAGATTCAAACCTGACCCTAGACCAAAAAACAGAACGTATTGCAAAAGATATAGAGATTCTAAAAAATATTGAGGAAAGACTTCGTGAACTATCGGTTCATCTCGCAGATATAAAGAAGAAAAAAGAATAA
- the ychF gene encoding redox-regulated ATPase YchF: MSLSIGIVGLPNVGKSTLFNALTKKGVPAENYPFCTIDPSVGIVAVPDERIWKLSEFSKSKKTIPGAIEFVDIAGLVAGASKGEGLGNQFLSHIREVDAIFEMVRIFPLKSDNKEIMHVYGNIDPLRDIKVINYELILADLETASKRLSNIGKDVKKGDKEAILEESILKKIIETLEAEKMVNTISFDEKEIVKVRQLNLLTFKPILYGFNKRAGAENLDKMNPELFKEVTDFVESTGARWVLVDAKIEDELKDFEGEEKAMFRAELGGEHDGINDLITEGYKLLNLMSYFTTGEDETRAWTIKQNSTAPVAGQAIHTDFKDKFIRAEVVYWQDLLDAGSYGEARAKGKVRTEGKEYIVKDGDVIEFKI; this comes from the coding sequence ATGAGCTTATCTATCGGAATTGTTGGTTTACCCAACGTCGGAAAGTCGACGCTTTTTAACGCGCTGACTAAAAAAGGTGTCCCAGCAGAAAACTATCCATTTTGCACAATCGATCCGTCTGTTGGAATCGTAGCTGTTCCAGATGAGCGCATTTGGAAACTTTCAGAATTTTCAAAATCTAAAAAAACTATTCCCGGTGCGATAGAATTCGTAGACATCGCAGGACTTGTGGCAGGTGCAAGTAAGGGTGAAGGCTTGGGCAACCAATTCCTTTCTCATATAAGAGAAGTAGATGCCATATTTGAAATGGTGCGTATTTTTCCGCTCAAGAGTGACAACAAAGAAATCATGCATGTGTATGGAAACATTGATCCATTGCGCGATATCAAGGTTATAAACTATGAGCTTATACTTGCTGATTTGGAAACTGCATCAAAGAGACTTAGTAATATCGGAAAAGATGTAAAGAAGGGAGATAAAGAAGCTATTTTAGAAGAAAGTATTTTGAAAAAAATTATCGAAACTCTTGAGGCGGAAAAAATGGTAAACACAATTTCATTTGACGAAAAAGAGATTGTAAAAGTTCGTCAGTTGAATTTACTAACTTTCAAGCCAATACTATATGGTTTCAATAAACGCGCTGGAGCAGAAAATTTGGATAAAATGAATCCGGAACTTTTCAAAGAAGTTACAGATTTTGTTGAGTCTACTGGCGCTCGATGGGTTTTAGTAGATGCAAAGATAGAAGACGAACTCAAAGATTTTGAAGGTGAAGAAAAAGCAATGTTTCGTGCAGAGCTTGGTGGGGAGCATGATGGAATAAACGACCTGATTACTGAAGGATACAAGCTACTTAACCTGATGAGTTACTTTACTACAGGAGAGGATGAAACTCGTGCATGGACAATAAAACAAAATTCAACTGCACCAGTTGCAGGCCAGGCAATACATACAGACTTTAAAGATAAGTTTATCCGTGCAGAGGTGGTGTATTGGCAGGATTTGCTTGATGCAGGTTCATATGGAGAGGCGAGAGCGAAGGGAAAAGTTAGAACAGAAGGGAAGGAATACATCGTAAAAGACGGGGATGTGATTGAGTTTAAAATATAA
- a CDS encoding class I tRNA ligase family protein: MAENYNHKDIEKKWQDKWEADGIYSVPNQMPGKENFYQLVEFSYPSGNLHVGHWYAFSVPDIFARYKRMQGFNVLYPMGFDAFGLPAENAAIKLGADPKVWTYEQMEKMRAQLRTMGASFPWDREVVTCDPEYYRWTQWIFNQFLKNDLVYRAITKVNWCPKDQTILANEQVVDNKCERCGSEVIQRDQPQWMLRITKYADRLIDDLDKLAWPENIKESQKNWISRSEGSEIEFGIANTPTEWPNGRSEPFEKVSVFTTRADTLFGVTYIVLSPEHELISKIKEKIWNLEEVEKYIADTKKKSELDRQQSKNKTGVQVGGVMAINPANGEWVPVWIADYVLAGYGTGAVMAVPAHDERDFEFAKKYNLSMRQVIEPIDVNTGPGKDAYQDGIEEVSRENIVCIIEHPTEDKFLCAVWKQVDWKGFVTGGIEEGHTTEETARREIPEETGYKNIASIKVFDKSSHGLFYHVFKKHNRFAHYKIVHVKLADLDRDEVSPEEKSIADFVWVDGEKVHDFIMREDMRYPWRVFRNNTEECITSYGVLVDSGDFSNLRSEEARIKITEFVGGKILKTYRLRDWGISRQRYWGCPIPIVYDPEGNAHPVPDEHLPWILPTDVDHTPDGTAPLARSKELFERTEKIFGAGWKPEVETMDTFVDSSWYFYRYLDNKNEKEFASMDSMDAWMPIDLYMGGAEHTTMHLLYSRFWTKALYDLGLVKDSEAYTVRRNRGLILGPDGEKMSKSRGNVINPDEIVERLGADTVRLYLAFMGPYGITTNYPWDPNGVVGVRRFIERVWKLKEKISDNANDIGTLLHKVIKKITEDIEEFKFNTAISQMMILINDLDKKDSISKDDYKILLKLLAPFAPHIAEELWNEMGESSSIHLTDWPKWDDSKIVDNENLIIIQVNGKVRAEITMPSGISEDEAVSMAKDNEKVKNWISDKDIKRVIYVPGRIINFVI; the protein is encoded by the coding sequence ATGGCTGAAAATTACAACCACAAAGATATAGAGAAAAAATGGCAGGATAAATGGGAAGCTGACGGGATTTACAGTGTCCCAAATCAAATGCCTGGTAAGGAAAATTTTTACCAACTCGTAGAGTTCTCATATCCTTCGGGCAATCTACATGTAGGACACTGGTACGCTTTTTCCGTGCCGGATATTTTTGCGAGATATAAGAGAATGCAAGGATTCAACGTGCTCTATCCGATGGGTTTCGATGCCTTTGGTCTTCCTGCAGAAAACGCTGCGATCAAGCTCGGTGCTGATCCTAAAGTTTGGACATACGAACAAATGGAAAAGATGCGCGCTCAACTCCGCACTATGGGCGCTAGTTTTCCATGGGACAGAGAAGTCGTAACTTGTGATCCAGAGTACTACAGATGGACACAGTGGATATTCAATCAGTTTTTGAAAAATGATCTTGTGTACAGAGCGATAACAAAAGTGAATTGGTGTCCGAAAGATCAGACTATACTTGCAAACGAGCAAGTCGTAGACAATAAATGTGAGCGTTGTGGAAGTGAAGTAATTCAGCGTGACCAACCACAATGGATGCTTCGTATTACAAAATACGCAGATAGACTAATCGACGATTTAGACAAACTCGCATGGCCCGAGAATATCAAAGAATCACAAAAAAACTGGATTAGCAGAAGCGAGGGAAGTGAAATTGAATTTGGTATTGCAAATACCCCGACTGAATGGCCGAATGGTAGAAGTGAGCCTTTTGAAAAGGTTTCAGTTTTTACAACACGCGCAGACACGCTTTTTGGAGTTACTTATATAGTTCTCTCTCCTGAACATGAATTAATTTCAAAAATAAAAGAAAAGATCTGGAACTTAGAAGAGGTAGAAAAATATATTGCAGATACAAAAAAGAAATCAGAGCTTGATCGTCAACAATCAAAAAACAAAACGGGTGTTCAGGTTGGGGGTGTTATGGCAATAAATCCTGCAAACGGAGAATGGGTTCCGGTCTGGATTGCAGACTATGTACTCGCGGGTTATGGGACTGGTGCTGTTATGGCAGTACCTGCACACGATGAGAGAGATTTTGAATTTGCAAAGAAATACAATTTGTCGATGCGGCAAGTGATTGAGCCGATTGATGTGAACACTGGGCCTGGCAAAGATGCATATCAAGACGGGATAGAAGAAGTTTCAAGAGAAAATATAGTTTGTATTATTGAGCATCCAACCGAAGATAAATTTTTGTGTGCAGTTTGGAAACAAGTAGACTGGAAAGGTTTTGTAACTGGTGGGATAGAAGAGGGTCACACTACAGAAGAAACAGCGCGTCGGGAAATACCAGAAGAAACTGGATACAAAAATATTGCATCAATCAAAGTTTTCGACAAATCCTCTCATGGACTTTTCTATCATGTATTTAAAAAACACAATCGATTTGCACATTATAAAATTGTGCATGTAAAACTTGCTGATTTAGATAGAGACGAAGTATCTCCAGAAGAAAAATCTATAGCGGATTTTGTATGGGTAGATGGCGAAAAAGTTCATGATTTTATTATGCGTGAAGATATGCGTTATCCGTGGAGAGTTTTTAGAAACAATACAGAAGAATGCATTACTTCATATGGAGTGTTAGTAGATTCTGGAGATTTCAGTAATCTAAGGTCCGAAGAAGCTCGTATAAAAATCACAGAATTTGTTGGTGGAAAAATACTAAAGACTTATCGGCTTCGCGATTGGGGTATTAGTCGTCAGCGGTATTGGGGTTGTCCGATCCCGATAGTATATGATCCGGAAGGTAATGCACATCCTGTACCAGACGAACACTTGCCTTGGATTCTTCCGACAGATGTAGATCATACACCAGACGGGACTGCACCACTTGCAAGAAGCAAGGAACTATTTGAACGAACAGAAAAAATATTTGGTGCTGGCTGGAAACCAGAAGTAGAAACTATGGATACCTTCGTAGATTCTTCATGGTACTTCTATAGATACCTAGACAACAAAAATGAAAAAGAATTTGCGAGCATGGACAGTATGGATGCATGGATGCCTATAGATTTGTATATGGGAGGAGCAGAGCATACAACTATGCACTTGCTGTATTCTCGTTTTTGGACAAAGGCACTATATGACCTGGGTCTTGTAAAAGACAGTGAAGCTTATACAGTACGTCGCAATCGTGGGCTTATACTAGGGCCTGACGGAGAGAAGATGAGTAAGAGTCGTGGAAACGTTATAAATCCAGACGAAATAGTGGAGCGTCTTGGTGCAGACACTGTTAGACTTTACCTAGCATTCATGGGTCCCTATGGTATTACTACAAATTATCCATGGGATCCAAATGGGGTTGTAGGGGTGCGAAGATTTATTGAGCGTGTATGGAAATTAAAAGAAAAAATTTCAGACAATGCAAATGATATAGGAACACTTCTACATAAAGTTATAAAGAAAATTACAGAAGATATAGAAGAATTCAAATTCAATACTGCAATATCTCAAATGATGATATTAATAAATGATTTGGACAAGAAAGATTCAATATCAAAAGATGATTATAAAATTTTATTGAAACTTCTTGCACCTTTTGCTCCACACATAGCTGAAGAGTTGTGGAACGAAATGGGGGAGAGTTCTTCTATCCACCTTACCGATTGGCCAAAATGGGATGATTCAAAAATAGTAGACAATGAAAATCTGATAATAATTCAGGTAAATGGAAAAGTTCGTGCAGAAATAACTATGCCAAGCGGCATATCTGAAGATGAAGCTGTGTCTATGGCAAAAGACAATGAAAAAGTTAAAAATTGGATTTCAGACAAAGATATAAAACGCGTGATATATGTACCAGGTAGGATAATAAACTTTGTTATATAA